The Xenopus laevis strain J_2021 chromosome 5L, Xenopus_laevis_v10.1, whole genome shotgun sequence genome has a segment encoding these proteins:
- the mtln.L gene encoding mitoregulin-like yields the protein MGDVSERTLQVAMLLSFASGLLVGWQANRIRRKYLDWKKKRLQDKLADTQKRIDLS from the coding sequence ATGGGCGATGTATCTGAGCGCACTCTGCAGGTAGCCATGCTCTTGTCTTTCGCCTCGGGGCTGCTGGTGGGCTGGCAAGCAAACCGTATCCGGAGAAAGTACCTGGACTGGAAGAAGAAGAGGCTGCAGGACAAACTCGCAGATACACAGAAGAGAATAGACCTCTCCTAA